Genomic DNA from Paenibacillus borealis:
TCAGAATGGTCTTCAGATCCTTGATCAGCTTCATGCCGTCAACACCGATATCGTCCAGACGTCCGACGAACGGGCTGATATAAGTAGCTCCCGCTTTGGCTGCCATGAGGCCTTGAGCAGCGGAGAATACGAGCGTAACGTTAGTTTTGATGCCTTTCTTAGTCAGTTCATAACAGGCTTCAAGACCATCTTCAGTCATTGGCAGCTTGATTACAACGTTCGGAGCCCATTCAGCGATTTCGTAAGCTTCTTTCAGCATTTCTTCCGCTGTGAGACCGATAACTTCGGCACTGACCGGACCGGGAACAATCGCCACGATCTCTTTGATTACATCTTTAAACAATCTGCCTTCCTTGGCGATCAGCGACGGGTTCGTCGTTACGCCATCCACTAATCCGAGGCGGGTAATACGTTTGATTTCCTCAATATTTCCTGTATCCAAGAAAAATTTCATTTCCAGATATCCTCCCTTGATTTCGTATGGATTGACAAATCAGTTTGCTCCACTTCATTATGAGACATGCTAGGGCAAGTTTCAACTGTTAATTTGAATATCTCAAAATAACTTTATAGATGAAGCGCTTAAATAAACATTTCTTACCTCAGGACCATTCCCGGCGGACTTCTCTCCATGATAATATAGAAGCGGTATTGTCCATTTCATGCGATTGGCGGGTGAAAGGAATATTTACTTTAATTGGAAGTGCGGTATTGTTTCTGCTGTTCGCCGCCGGGATTATTGCCTTTCAGAACAGCAGAATGCTTGCTGAGCGGGAGAATGATGCATCCAGAGCATATACCGGCCATCTGATGTATTCTGTATATCATCAGGATTTCGCTCCGAATGGGGAGTTGCCGGAAGCCGTCCCTTTATTTCAGTTCACTCTGTTTGACGGGATGGACGGAACGACGAATGCGCTGTGCAGGGTTGCTGCCGGAAGAGGCGAGATGGTATTGTCCGACGCGCAGAATTATATGCTCAGCAATCTCCGCCAGGCGGCGCTCCAGGGAGTCCGGTTTGAATATTTATCTTTTCCGGGCAAGGCTGCACGCAGGGGGGAGAAGGAAATGATCAAGGCGCTGGAGACTGTGGCGAAACAGGAGGCCGAATATGCAAATCACAGTGAATAATGTAGTCATTTCAGTAAGTGAAGGCAATATTACCGTCTGGCAAGGTGAGATGATCGTGAATGCATCCAACTCAGGCCTCTATGGAGGCGGGGGAGTGGACGGGGCGATTCACCGGGCGGGCGGACCCCGGATTGCTGAAGAATGCGCAGTGATCCGGCAGAAGCAGGGCGGGATACTTCCCGGTGAAGCAGCGTTAACGACTGCTGGTCTCCTCCCGTTCCGGGGAGTCATTCATACCGTAGGACCGATTTGGAAAGGGGGCTCCGCTGGCGAGACTGCTATTTTAAGCAAATGTTATCTCAGCAGCCTCGATCTGGCATGCTCTCATGGAGCCCGGAGTGTTGCTTTTCCGAACATCAGTACAGGGGTCTATAACTTCCCCAAAGATCTGGCCTGCAGGACAGCGCTGGATTCAGTCATCACATATGTGCGTGAACGGAAATCAGCGGAACTCCCGCTGCAGCGGATTGAATTCATCTGCTTTGAACATGACAATGCCGAGTTGTATGAGGCCATGCTCAAAGATTATAGCTGAGCTAACAGTGTAGACCAGCCTATTGATTTGTTCGGGCCTTACATAGTGGATCCGGGGTTAGTATGTGTTACGGCAAAATAATGTCCTAACCCGGCATCAGGCGTGATATTTGCCTGTGGGTGCGTTCAGTACCCATTCCAGCATCATCATCATATCTTCCAGCCGGGTTAACTGGGCGTCCAGTGCCGCCCGCTGCGGATCATCAGCGGATAAGGGTGCCAGCCGCGACTCCAGAGATCTGCGCTGAAGCGTCAATTCGTTGATTTTGGATTGAATCTGATTTTCGGTTCTCATCCGGAATCCTCCTGGTGTGTATTATTGTACTTGGTTCATTATAACGGATAACATGGGGGTAATAAAATGAGTATCAATGTTAAGCAGCTGGCAGCGGAGAAGGCCGTCGAGTATGTGCGGGACGGAATGAAGGTAGGACTGGGTACCGGTTCTACCGCTTACTGGGCGATCCGCAAGCTGGGTGAACGGGTAAGTGAGGGCCTGAACATCACAGCAGTGGCTACCTCGCAGGCTTCAGAGGATCAGGCCCGTGAGCTGGGGATTCCGCTGGTTGCTTTTGGCGATGTCGATCATCTGGATCTGACCATTGACGGTGCGGATGAACTTGACGGTTCGCTGCAGCTGATCAAAGGCGGAGGCGGCGCGCTTCTCCGTGAGAAAATTGTCGCTATGGGCAGCACCCGTATGATTGTGGTAGCAGATGAGAGCAAGGCAGTAACCACACTGGGCAAATTCCCTTTGCCGGTTGAGATCGTGCCCTTTGCCTGGGAGTGGACCGTCGCTGATCTGGCCAAGCTTGGCTGCAAGCCGGAGCTGCGCCGCAGCGGCGGGGAGCTGTATAAGACGGATAACGGCAACTATATTGCCGACTGCCGCTTCGAAGCTATTGACTCCGCTGCTGATCTGGCGCTTGCCCTCCAGCGTATACCGGGCGTAGTGGAGCATGGGCTGTTCATCGGCATTGCCGATATGGCAGTGATCGGCAAGAATGACGGCACCATTGAAATTATTGAAGGTGAGAGCGATCTCTAAGACGCGCAAGCACCACCGGAAAGGGAGAACGTCAGCAGACAGGCAGATGCTGCCGCCGGGGAGGCGAATACTGGCCTGGCTGCTGCTGATCATATACAGCGCAGTGCTGATCTACTGGATGTTTCTCGGTTTCGGGCGGACGGTTCAGACGGAGGGGCCGCTCCGCTACAATCTGGAGCCGCTGCGCACCATGCGTCTGTACTTTGACATGAATAACGGGGTGTCTTATTCGGGCAGGCTGGTTAACCTGCTGGGTAATGTAGCCGTGTTTGTTCCTTTTGGCATCCTGCTGCCGCTGGTTAGCGCCGGTTACCGCTCATTACTGCGGTTAACGCTTGTATCCGTTCTATGTATAATGCTGCTTGAGCTGATGCAGATGCTGCTGCGGGTGGGCAGCCTGGATATTGATGATCTGCTGCTTAACCTGCTGGGGGTATGGATTGGATATGCGCTGCTGCGGCTGGTGCGGGGATAGCAGAGGCGGATGAGCTAATGCTTACGTAGCGTGTTTGTGAAGTGATATCAAGAAGCATGTGCTATTTAACTTATTAGGAGGTCAAATAATGTTGATTGATTTGAAGCCGCTTGTCGGAACCCCTGAGGTGAACGAACTGCTGGCTTATGCAGTTATAGATGATCCGGATGCGCTTGAGCGCACTTCGGCAGAATACCGGGAGCAAGCGGCACTGCAGCTATGCGGCTGGGAAGAGGAAGGGCTGCTGCTCGGCCTCACCGGCTTCGAAGAGACTGAAGACGGTTCGCTGGATATCCGCCATATCGCGGTGCTGCCGGAGAACCGGGGCAAGGGATATGCGCGCGGCATGATTCTTGAGCTGGTAACGACCCGTCAGCCGCGTTATCTGGTGGCGGAGACCGAAGATGAGATTGCCGCAGATTTCTACCGCAGCCTTGGATTTATGGTATACAGCCTGGGCGAGAATGCAGCCGGAATTGAAATGTTCCGCTGTGTGTACGAGGTTGAAGAGACTGAGGACGAGGAATAAGGCTAGCGGGCTGGAACACAACAAAACATAGCATACAAAACATAGCGTACAGAACATCCCGGACAGGACATAGCGGTACAGATCAGCCATTCAGCACTTTACGTGCAGGGTGGCTGTTTTTGCGTCCGGGAACTTATGCAGGAAAATTTCTGAAAAGCGGTTGACTTTTTAAGAAATGGACAATATAGTTTTACAGTGAAACTGTTCTACACGTGAACTATTATTTGAAAAGGAGGAACCAGCATTGAAGAAGGATGCAGAGGAATGGATCAACCGCTACGTGGACGCTTATATGGTTGTGACCAGGCAGATTAACGCCAGACTCAGGGATATTTTTGGCGAAGGGCTCACGAATGACCAGTTCCTGATCCTCCGGCTGATTGCCGGACAGGAGAAGTGTACCTCCACCTATTTGGCTGAGGCAGTGGCGGTGGGCAAGAGCTCAATTACGGCTATTATCAACCGGCTGGATGAAGCGGGAATGATTGAACGGACCCGTGATGAGAATGACCGCCGGCAGGTGTATCTGACGATGACGGAGCATGGCAAGAGTGTCTACAGCACTTCTGAGAAGCAGATGCAGGAGGTTATCTCCCCCTACTTGTTCCACTTCGAGGATAACGATATCGAGCGGTTCATCACGATGTTTGAGAAGCTGGCATTTCTGATGCAGGAACCAGGAGGTAGAAACAATTGAGAACCGTATTGAAGGCAAGATGGGCAATTATCGCTGTATGGCTGGCGGTCGCGGTAGTGTTATTCCTGACCGCACCGGCTATGTCCGATCTGGTCCGGGAGAAGGGGCAAATCTCGGTACCGGCCGGATACACTTCGTCTAAGGCTGCCGAAATCATGAAGGAAGTGGCAGAAGCCAAGGACGGGGAAACGCTACACCAGGTTGCACTTGTGTTCAACAAGCCAGAGGGCCTGGAGGCTGCGGATACTGAGAGTATTAGACAAGGTGTTGAGCAGCTGGCCGCGAATAAGGATTCCCTGAATCTGAGCTCAATTACGGATCCTTTTACACAGCCTGAACTTAAGGATACGCTGATTGCCGAAGACGGTAATACGATCATGGTCGCTTTGTCGGTACAGGGCGGCGAAGAAGAAGTGAAAGAGCTGCCTGCCAAGACAGAGGCGCTGCTGGGTGACGTCACTGCTGATCATTATATGACCAGTGAAGGGCTGATCACAGAAGATACGATTGCCAGCTCGGAAGCAGGGCTGAAGAAGTCGGAATACATTACAGTTGTCTTTATTCTGCTAATTCTGTTCGTTGTGTTCCGTTCGTTCGTAGCGCCGTTTGTGCCGCTGCTTACCGTGGGGCTGAGTTATATCGTGTCCCAGTCAATTGTAGCTTTTCTGGTGGACCGATTTGATTTCCCGCTGTCGACCTTCACACAGATCTTTATGGTCGCGGTTATGTTCGGGATCGGGACGGATTACTGTATTCTGCTGATCAGCCGGTTCAAGGAAGAGCTTGCCCATTCCGAGGATACGAAAAGTGCTATTATCTCTACTTACCGCAAAGCAGGCGGAACTGTATTCTATTCAGGGCTGGCGGTATTCGTCGGATTCCTGGCGATCGGCCTGTCCAAATTCATGCTCTACCGTTCGGCGGTGGCTGTGGCTGTCGGGATATTCGTGATGCTGCTGGCGCTGGTAACGATTGTACCCTTCTTCATGGCGGTGCTGGGTCACAAGATGTTCTGGCCGTCGCGCGGCAAGCTGGAGCATAGCGAGAGCCGGATTTGGGGGGCGGCGGGTTCGTTCTCCCTGAAGAGACCCTGGGCTGCGCTGCTGATTGTGGCCGTCATCGTTGTGCCGTTCCTGCTTACATACAGCGGGAAGCTGAGCTTCAACAGCATGGATGAAATAGGATCGGATTACGCGTCGGTCAAAGGCTTCAATATTATCTCGGAGAGCTTCGGTCCGGGTGAGTCGATGCCGGGCAAGATTGTGATCAGGAACGATGACCGGATGGATACGGCTGAATATATGGGCCTGGCGGAGAAAATCAGCCGTGAGCTCGAAAAGGTGGACGGAGTAAAAGCTGTACGCAGCATGTCCCGTCCGACCGGGGAGCAAATTAATGATTTCCTGATTCCTACACAGGTCGCTACGCTCGCTGACGGGCTGGATCAGAGCAATGAAGGCTTAAGCAAAATTCAGAGCGGACTTGCAGAAGCAAGCGAACAGCTGAAGGTAAATGAGCCGAAGCTCGCCGAGGCCGCTTCAGGCAGCGCTAAGCTGACAGAAGGCACGGCTGAGCTCAAGAAAGGCATCGATACGCTGGGCGCTGGCTTGTCGAAGATCGAGAGCGGCATCCGCAGCGGTTCTGCCGGAGCCGGAGAGATTAAGGCAGGACTCGCGCAGGCGGCGGCAAGTGCGAAACAGCTGGCAGATGCCAATACGGCACTGCTCGAAGGATATAAGAAGATCGGCAGCGGTCTGACGGCGCTGGACGGAGGACTTGCCGGCCTGCAGACACAGCTTCAAGGCGTAGCCGATGCACTGACAGGTCTGGAAGGCTCTTTCGCAGGACTTGAGACTGCACATCCGGAGCTGCTGCAGGATATCAATTACCAGACGATCAAAGGCACGGTGTCGCAGAGCGGCGCTGGAGCTGCGGGGCTGGCCGGAGGGCTGGGCCAGATCTCAGATCAGCTCAAAGGTGCTGCAGCCGGACTGAGTGAAGCCAATGCCGGCTATGCCAAAGCGGCAGCAGGCCAATCCGCGCTGGCGAAGGGGCTGGATCAGCTGGTGGCCGGTATCGGCCAGCTGCAGTCAGGCCTGAATCAGGCCGCTGACGGGCAGGGGCAGATTGTCGGCAAGATTCCGTCCATCACCAGCGGGCTGGATCAGCTGCAGGGCGGACAGCAGCAGCTCGCTGACGGTTTCGGTGAGCTTACAGGCCAGCTCGGCCAGCTGACAGATGGACTGACCCAAAGTGCGGATGGCCTGGGACAAATCACAGGCGGCCTCAGTTCCGCACAGGATTACCTCAAGCAGATTCAGGATGCCAAGGATGACGAGCTGAGCGGGTTCTTCGTGCCGGCGGAAGCACTTGAAGCTGACGGTATTCAGCAGGTATTCGACACCTATCTGTCCGGAGACCGCAAGGTTATGACGCTGGATGTAGTATTCGCTGAGAATCCTTACAGCGCAGAAGCCATAGACAGCGTAGGTGATATCCAGGCTGCGGTAGACCGTGCCGTGGCCGGAACGAAGCTGGAGAATGCGGAAACCGCCATGAGCGGCGTTACCAGCACCTACAGCGACTTACAGGCCATCTCTAATGAGGATTACACGCGTACAGTAATTCTGATGCTGGGCGGTATTTTTATCATACTGGTCTTACTGCTGCGCTCCATCATTATGCCGCTGTATCTGATTATCTCATTGCTGATTACCTACTTTACAGCACTGGGCGTAACGGAGGCGATCTTCGTTCATCTCCTGAACTATTCCGGGATCACCTGGACGACTCCGTTCTTCAGCTTCGTTATGCTGATTGCCCTCGGGGTAGACTACAGTATTTTCCTGATGGCCCGTTTCAATGAGAATAAAACCTGGGATGTACGCGAAGCGATTCTGCATGCCATGCGTAATATGGGAACTGTAATTCTGTCAGCTGTTGTTATCCTCGGCGGAACCTTCGCTTCGATGTATCCTTCCGGGGTACTGTCGATGATGCAGATTGCTACAGTGGTTCTCTCCGGTCTCGCCTTGTACGCGCTGCTGTTCCTTCCGTTCTTCGTGCCGGTCATGGTGCGGATGTTCGGGCGGGCGAACTGGTGGCCGTTCAGCACGGCAGCGGCGGAAGAGCAGCCCAAATCACTGGATGTATAACTCACAGCATTACATGATATGAAACAGCAAAGAGCAGGCCTCCGGTTGAGTGGAGCCTGCTCTTACTGTTCTATGCTTCTGTATAATAGGACAAACATCCTGGAAAATATGTAACTGCAGGGTTAGCGCAGTCTCGCGAAGTAGCTGCGCAGTGCCCAGCCGCGTTCCTGGCGTTTCTTGTATTTGGGTAATGAACGGTACACTGCAAGCGATTCGGTAAAAGCCCGTTTGGCCTCTTCCGTGCGGCCCAGTGCCTTGAACATGGAACCCGCCAGATAATAAGCTTCACTGGAGGAGGTCTGAATCTCCTGAAATTGGCTCACATAATAGAGCGCCTTGTCATGGTCTGCATGCCTGAAGGTCTCGGCGAGACGAAGGTAGGGCTGCCCGTATTGGGCTCTGCGGTTGATTTCAAGGCCTTTGAGCATTTGGGCTTCTCCTTCAGGAAGAATGCCCAGCTTCAGGTTAGCATACCCGAGCTCCACCCAATACTCAGCTGAGGTCTCATAGCGGTCAGCGATTTCGGTCAGAAGCTCTTTGGACTCGCTGTAGCGTTTGCGCTCTGTCAGCAGCCGGGCCAGATCGAACTTGGCGGATACATCATTCGGGTTCAGAGCAATCGTCGTCCGCAGCTTGGAAATCTGGCGTCTGCGGCGGAAAGGCTTGGTAAGACTGGGGAATATGCCGACATAACGGCGGTCCAGGAAGTACAGGATGGCGAGCAGAATGATCAGGGCCAGAAAAGGATTACCCACCAGCTGGGACAGCAGCAGATAGCCGAAAAAAAGTTTAAACATGAATTCCCTCCGTTATGATGTGTTCGTTGAGCATCCTGCAACAGCTAGAGCAGTATGGCAGGGCAATTATACCATATCATCCTTTTATAGGGCCATGGCGTATTATGCAATTTGGTTCCGGCATTACAATTGACAGTCCGTAAGGGAAGACTTAAGCTTTGTGTACAGTTATATTGTCTCATAGCTATTTAAGCTCTTACATATTGTATTCAATTAATTCTCTGAGAGAAGGATGAAATATGGAGACAACGGCAAGCAAGGTCAATTTACGCCCGCTGGGGCAATCAGATTTATCTGTATCGGCGCTTGGACTCGGCTGCTGGCAGTTCAGCAGGGGAAGCGGCATTGTAGGCCGCTATTGGAGTAATCTTACGGATACGGATATTCTGGAGATCGTGAAGATCAGCCTGGAAGGCGGCATGAACTGGGTGGATACGGCAGAAATCTACGGAGGGGGCAAATCCGAAGAGGCGCTGGCTCATGTATTGGATCAGCTCCGGAAG
This window encodes:
- the fsa gene encoding fructose-6-phosphate aldolase — translated: MKFFLDTGNIEEIKRITRLGLVDGVTTNPSLIAKEGRLFKDVIKEIVAIVPGPVSAEVIGLTAEEMLKEAYEIAEWAPNVVIKLPMTEDGLEACYELTKKGIKTNVTLVFSAAQGLMAAKAGATYISPFVGRLDDIGVDGMKLIKDLKTILTNYGLKSEIIAASIRNIAHVEQAAIAGAHIATIPGSLLPSLWKHPLTDNGIERFLKDWEKVPQV
- a CDS encoding macro domain-containing protein, encoding MQITVNNVVISVSEGNITVWQGEMIVNASNSGLYGGGGVDGAIHRAGGPRIAEECAVIRQKQGGILPGEAALTTAGLLPFRGVIHTVGPIWKGGSAGETAILSKCYLSSLDLACSHGARSVAFPNISTGVYNFPKDLACRTALDSVITYVRERKSAELPLQRIEFICFEHDNAELYEAMLKDYS
- the rpiA gene encoding ribose-5-phosphate isomerase RpiA: MNVKQLAAEKAVEYVRDGMKVGLGTGSTAYWAIRKLGERVSEGLNITAVATSQASEDQARELGIPLVAFGDVDHLDLTIDGADELDGSLQLIKGGGGALLREKIVAMGSTRMIVVADESKAVTTLGKFPLPVEIVPFAWEWTVADLAKLGCKPELRRSGGELYKTDNGNYIADCRFEAIDSAADLALALQRIPGVVEHGLFIGIADMAVIGKNDGTIEIIEGESDL
- a CDS encoding VanZ family protein → MKLLKVRAISKTRKHHRKGRTSADRQMLPPGRRILAWLLLIIYSAVLIYWMFLGFGRTVQTEGPLRYNLEPLRTMRLYFDMNNGVSYSGRLVNLLGNVAVFVPFGILLPLVSAGYRSLLRLTLVSVLCIMLLELMQMLLRVGSLDIDDLLLNLLGVWIGYALLRLVRG
- a CDS encoding GNAT family N-acetyltransferase, which produces MLIDLKPLVGTPEVNELLAYAVIDDPDALERTSAEYREQAALQLCGWEEEGLLLGLTGFEETEDGSLDIRHIAVLPENRGKGYARGMILELVTTRQPRYLVAETEDEIAADFYRSLGFMVYSLGENAAGIEMFRCVYEVEETEDEE
- a CDS encoding MarR family winged helix-turn-helix transcriptional regulator; the encoded protein is MKKDAEEWINRYVDAYMVVTRQINARLRDIFGEGLTNDQFLILRLIAGQEKCTSTYLAEAVAVGKSSITAIINRLDEAGMIERTRDENDRRQVYLTMTEHGKSVYSTSEKQMQEVISPYLFHFEDNDIERFITMFEKLAFLMQEPGGRNN
- a CDS encoding MMPL family transporter gives rise to the protein MRTVLKARWAIIAVWLAVAVVLFLTAPAMSDLVREKGQISVPAGYTSSKAAEIMKEVAEAKDGETLHQVALVFNKPEGLEAADTESIRQGVEQLAANKDSLNLSSITDPFTQPELKDTLIAEDGNTIMVALSVQGGEEEVKELPAKTEALLGDVTADHYMTSEGLITEDTIASSEAGLKKSEYITVVFILLILFVVFRSFVAPFVPLLTVGLSYIVSQSIVAFLVDRFDFPLSTFTQIFMVAVMFGIGTDYCILLISRFKEELAHSEDTKSAIISTYRKAGGTVFYSGLAVFVGFLAIGLSKFMLYRSAVAVAVGIFVMLLALVTIVPFFMAVLGHKMFWPSRGKLEHSESRIWGAAGSFSLKRPWAALLIVAVIVVPFLLTYSGKLSFNSMDEIGSDYASVKGFNIISESFGPGESMPGKIVIRNDDRMDTAEYMGLAEKISRELEKVDGVKAVRSMSRPTGEQINDFLIPTQVATLADGLDQSNEGLSKIQSGLAEASEQLKVNEPKLAEAASGSAKLTEGTAELKKGIDTLGAGLSKIESGIRSGSAGAGEIKAGLAQAAASAKQLADANTALLEGYKKIGSGLTALDGGLAGLQTQLQGVADALTGLEGSFAGLETAHPELLQDINYQTIKGTVSQSGAGAAGLAGGLGQISDQLKGAAAGLSEANAGYAKAAAGQSALAKGLDQLVAGIGQLQSGLNQAADGQGQIVGKIPSITSGLDQLQGGQQQLADGFGELTGQLGQLTDGLTQSADGLGQITGGLSSAQDYLKQIQDAKDDELSGFFVPAEALEADGIQQVFDTYLSGDRKVMTLDVVFAENPYSAEAIDSVGDIQAAVDRAVAGTKLENAETAMSGVTSTYSDLQAISNEDYTRTVILMLGGIFIILVLLLRSIIMPLYLIISLLITYFTALGVTEAIFVHLLNYSGITWTTPFFSFVMLIALGVDYSIFLMARFNENKTWDVREAILHAMRNMGTVILSAVVILGGTFASMYPSGVLSMMQIATVVLSGLALYALLFLPFFVPVMVRMFGRANWWPFSTAAAEEQPKSLDV
- a CDS encoding tetratricopeptide repeat protein, whose translation is MFKLFFGYLLLSQLVGNPFLALIILLAILYFLDRRYVGIFPSLTKPFRRRRQISKLRTTIALNPNDVSAKFDLARLLTERKRYSESKELLTEIADRYETSAEYWVELGYANLKLGILPEGEAQMLKGLEINRRAQYGQPYLRLAETFRHADHDKALYYVSQFQEIQTSSSEAYYLAGSMFKALGRTEEAKRAFTESLAVYRSLPKYKKRQERGWALRSYFARLR